Proteins co-encoded in one Oreochromis aureus strain Israel breed Guangdong linkage group 3, ZZ_aureus, whole genome shotgun sequence genomic window:
- the LOC116333178 gene encoding E3 ubiquitin-protein ligase ZFP91-like isoform X2, producing MESGKDEVSDTGPKTRTPAESTAASKASADSTERSCGRAGSKRRTKTAFSSPDSDESRSVTSDSVRVLRPRGAGAGSTCESRNIACKKKATSPRDARSRPAGSRTRNTPVMQSAIKKPTTSRATKTLGPKLPKTRKGGGKPSTRASHTLSAATCKPKAESGAFSCVKYTGSVKESDGSVADPDVALKEDLALRDDQNDLVKTETKTNKSKRHTTSQHKELKKEESEKEEEDCGIKKEETTRNVAQGQDGVIGTDPEPVRKRGKRDDRSPRQPKRRKKPPVQYVRCEIEGCGTVLAHPRYLQHHIKYQHLLKKKYVCDHPSCGRLFRLQKQLLRHAKHHTDQRDFICEYCARAFKSSHNLAVHRMIHTGEKPIQCEICGFTCRQKASLNWHMKKHDAEASYQFSCSICGKKFEKKDSVVAHKAKTHPEVLIAEALAANGGEVISTPTPVLETLPAVIQSEQPSFSQESCSVISTTTPVLETTPLLTKPVQPSVSQQSHKDQKSQESQEAASGGLTPLQQVVLPIAPQSEQDVSQGQFLQLPRMVQVSHQQQGPTLMHLSSASYPQLIQLSTLPVSAVTSVACVEPQSTLLTLSSVTTLASTASVAPQQAVHWGREGDADAQICGEGDLWERVVVEGGGQDVGEMMWGGNTERRKENEGIVWEREGERLSQCADVGGDSLI from the exons ATGGAGTCTGGGAAAGACGAGGTTTCAGACACTGGTCCTAAAACTCGGACGCCCGCAGAGTCGACAGCGGCCTCGAAAGCATCCGCGGACTCGACTGAGCGCTCCTGCGGTAGAGCCGGAAGTAAAAGGCGGACGAAAACAGCCTTTTCCTCCCCGGACTCCGATGAGAGTCGTTCCGTCACCTCAGACTCTGTGCGTGTGTTACGACCAAGGGGAGCTGGAGCAGGTTCGACCTGCGAGTCCAGAAATATCGCTTGCAAGAAAAAAGCGACCAGTCCACGCGACGCACGCAGTCGACCTGCAGGATCACGCACCAGAAACACACCTGTCATGCA AAGTGCAATAAAGAAACCTACAACCAGTCGGG CCACAAAAACACTTGGACCAAAGCTTCCCAAAACTAGAAAAGGTGGGGGGAAACCTTCAACCAGGGCCTCACACACATTATCAGCAGCAACATGCAAGCCCAAAGCAGAATCAGGGGCGTTTTCATGTG tgaagtACACTGGTTCTGTGAAAGAAAGCGATGGCAG CGTTGCAGATCCAGACGTGGCTCTCAAGGAGGACCTTGCATTAAGGGATGATCAAAATGACCTTGTCAAAACTGAGACAAAGAC GAATAAATCAAAGCGCCACACAACATCACAACACAAAGAATTAAAGAAAGAAGAGTcagagaaggaggaagaagatTGTGGCattaaaaaggaagaaaccaCCAGGAATGTAGCTCAGGGTCAAGATGGAGTCATTGGCACTGATCCCGAGCCAGTCAGGAA ACGAGGTAAACGAGATGATCGATCCCCTCGGCAGCCAAAACGAAG GAAAAAGCCACCAGTGCAGTACGTCCGCTGTGAAATAGAGGGCTGCGGTACTGTCTTGGCCCACCCACGCTATCTACAG CATCATATAAAATACCAGCACTTGTTAAAAAAGAAGTACGTGTGTGATCACCCCTCATGTGGGCGCTTGTTTCGCCTGCAGAAGCAGCTGCTGCGCCACGCTAAACATCACACAG ATCAGAGGGACTTCATCTGTGAGTATTGTGCTCGGGCCTTCAAGAGCTCCCATAATCTGGCTGTGCACAGGAtgatccacacaggagagaagccAATACA GTGTGAAATCTGCGGCTTCACCTGCCGCCAGAAGGCCTCCTTGAACTGGCACATGAAGAAGCATGATGCAGAAGCCTCCTACCAGTTCTCTTGTTCCATTTGTGgcaaaaagtttgagaaaaagGACTCTGTTGTTGCCCATAAAGCCAAGACCCACCCTGAGGTGCTCATAGCAGAAGCCTTAGCCGCCAACGGAGGAGAAGTAATAAGCACACCCACCCCGGTCCTCGAGACTCTTCCAGCAGTCATCCAGTCTGAGCAGCCTTCATTCAGCCAGGAGAGCTGCTCAGTAATAAGCACTACCACCCCGGTCCTCGAGACCACTCCACTACTCACTAAGCCTGTGCAGCCGTCTGTTAGCCAGCAGAGCCACAAGGACCAAAAGAGTCAGGAGAGCCAGGAAGCGGCAAGCGGTGGGCTCACTCCACTGCAGCAGGTGGTGCTCCCAATTGCTCCACAGTCTGAACAGGATGTATCTCAAGGACAGTTTCTCCAACTGCCCCGCATGGTGCAAGTTTCACATCAGCAGCAGGGCCCAACCTTGATGCACCTCTCCAGCGCCAGCTATCCTCAGCTCATCCAGCTGTCCACTCTTCCGGTTAGTGCAGTCACATCCGTGGCTTGTGTGGAACCCCAGAGCACGCTCCTCACCCTGAGCTCCGTCACCACCCTGGCCTCCACAGCATCTGTGGCTCCCCAGCAGGCCGTGCActgggggagggagggggacgCGGATGCGCAAATTTGCGGAGAGGGTGATCTGTGGGAAAGGGTGGTGGTGGAAGGGGGCGGACAGGATGTAGGGGAAATGATGTGGGGGGGTAACACGGAGAGGAGGAAGGAAAATGAAGGCATTGTttgggagagggagggagagcggCTGTCACAGTGTGCGGATGTAGGTGGAGACAGTTTGATCTAG
- the LOC116333178 gene encoding E3 ubiquitin-protein ligase ZFP91-like isoform X1 has protein sequence MESGKDEVSDTGPKTRTPAESTAASKASADSTERSCGRAGSKRRTKTAFSSPDSDESRSVTSDSVRVLRPRGAGAGSTCESRNIACKKKATSPRDARSRPAGSRTRNTPVMQSAIKKPTTSRAATKTLGPKLPKTRKGGGKPSTRASHTLSAATCKPKAESGAFSCVKYTGSVKESDGSVADPDVALKEDLALRDDQNDLVKTETKTNKSKRHTTSQHKELKKEESEKEEEDCGIKKEETTRNVAQGQDGVIGTDPEPVRKRGKRDDRSPRQPKRRKKPPVQYVRCEIEGCGTVLAHPRYLQHHIKYQHLLKKKYVCDHPSCGRLFRLQKQLLRHAKHHTDQRDFICEYCARAFKSSHNLAVHRMIHTGEKPIQCEICGFTCRQKASLNWHMKKHDAEASYQFSCSICGKKFEKKDSVVAHKAKTHPEVLIAEALAANGGEVISTPTPVLETLPAVIQSEQPSFSQESCSVISTTTPVLETTPLLTKPVQPSVSQQSHKDQKSQESQEAASGGLTPLQQVVLPIAPQSEQDVSQGQFLQLPRMVQVSHQQQGPTLMHLSSASYPQLIQLSTLPVSAVTSVACVEPQSTLLTLSSVTTLASTASVAPQQAVHWGREGDADAQICGEGDLWERVVVEGGGQDVGEMMWGGNTERRKENEGIVWEREGERLSQCADVGGDSLI, from the exons ATGGAGTCTGGGAAAGACGAGGTTTCAGACACTGGTCCTAAAACTCGGACGCCCGCAGAGTCGACAGCGGCCTCGAAAGCATCCGCGGACTCGACTGAGCGCTCCTGCGGTAGAGCCGGAAGTAAAAGGCGGACGAAAACAGCCTTTTCCTCCCCGGACTCCGATGAGAGTCGTTCCGTCACCTCAGACTCTGTGCGTGTGTTACGACCAAGGGGAGCTGGAGCAGGTTCGACCTGCGAGTCCAGAAATATCGCTTGCAAGAAAAAAGCGACCAGTCCACGCGACGCACGCAGTCGACCTGCAGGATCACGCACCAGAAACACACCTGTCATGCA AAGTGCAATAAAGAAACCTACAACCAGTCGGG CAGCCACAAAAACACTTGGACCAAAGCTTCCCAAAACTAGAAAAGGTGGGGGGAAACCTTCAACCAGGGCCTCACACACATTATCAGCAGCAACATGCAAGCCCAAAGCAGAATCAGGGGCGTTTTCATGTG tgaagtACACTGGTTCTGTGAAAGAAAGCGATGGCAG CGTTGCAGATCCAGACGTGGCTCTCAAGGAGGACCTTGCATTAAGGGATGATCAAAATGACCTTGTCAAAACTGAGACAAAGAC GAATAAATCAAAGCGCCACACAACATCACAACACAAAGAATTAAAGAAAGAAGAGTcagagaaggaggaagaagatTGTGGCattaaaaaggaagaaaccaCCAGGAATGTAGCTCAGGGTCAAGATGGAGTCATTGGCACTGATCCCGAGCCAGTCAGGAA ACGAGGTAAACGAGATGATCGATCCCCTCGGCAGCCAAAACGAAG GAAAAAGCCACCAGTGCAGTACGTCCGCTGTGAAATAGAGGGCTGCGGTACTGTCTTGGCCCACCCACGCTATCTACAG CATCATATAAAATACCAGCACTTGTTAAAAAAGAAGTACGTGTGTGATCACCCCTCATGTGGGCGCTTGTTTCGCCTGCAGAAGCAGCTGCTGCGCCACGCTAAACATCACACAG ATCAGAGGGACTTCATCTGTGAGTATTGTGCTCGGGCCTTCAAGAGCTCCCATAATCTGGCTGTGCACAGGAtgatccacacaggagagaagccAATACA GTGTGAAATCTGCGGCTTCACCTGCCGCCAGAAGGCCTCCTTGAACTGGCACATGAAGAAGCATGATGCAGAAGCCTCCTACCAGTTCTCTTGTTCCATTTGTGgcaaaaagtttgagaaaaagGACTCTGTTGTTGCCCATAAAGCCAAGACCCACCCTGAGGTGCTCATAGCAGAAGCCTTAGCCGCCAACGGAGGAGAAGTAATAAGCACACCCACCCCGGTCCTCGAGACTCTTCCAGCAGTCATCCAGTCTGAGCAGCCTTCATTCAGCCAGGAGAGCTGCTCAGTAATAAGCACTACCACCCCGGTCCTCGAGACCACTCCACTACTCACTAAGCCTGTGCAGCCGTCTGTTAGCCAGCAGAGCCACAAGGACCAAAAGAGTCAGGAGAGCCAGGAAGCGGCAAGCGGTGGGCTCACTCCACTGCAGCAGGTGGTGCTCCCAATTGCTCCACAGTCTGAACAGGATGTATCTCAAGGACAGTTTCTCCAACTGCCCCGCATGGTGCAAGTTTCACATCAGCAGCAGGGCCCAACCTTGATGCACCTCTCCAGCGCCAGCTATCCTCAGCTCATCCAGCTGTCCACTCTTCCGGTTAGTGCAGTCACATCCGTGGCTTGTGTGGAACCCCAGAGCACGCTCCTCACCCTGAGCTCCGTCACCACCCTGGCCTCCACAGCATCTGTGGCTCCCCAGCAGGCCGTGCActgggggagggagggggacgCGGATGCGCAAATTTGCGGAGAGGGTGATCTGTGGGAAAGGGTGGTGGTGGAAGGGGGCGGACAGGATGTAGGGGAAATGATGTGGGGGGGTAACACGGAGAGGAGGAAGGAAAATGAAGGCATTGTttgggagagggagggagagcggCTGTCACAGTGTGCGGATGTAGGTGGAGACAGTTTGATCTAG